TTCAGGAGGGCTAACGTGGGTGTGAAAGGAccagaaaaagagacaaaaccaatcacttcctccacctcctgttCCTTCAGTGTTCTCATTTTAAATCCCACAGCCGGATCAGAATGTCAATGAAAAATTCAATGTTATAAATCTACTCTCTCGCCTTCCATTACACAGTGTCTGAGTCTGACATACTTGGAGAAACAGACCTCCATTGTGACTTGCTCATTACTGCTTTCTCCAAGTGGTTGTATTACTAAGGAGGGATTTCATGCAGACAACTGACAGTTTCAGTACATGTTCAAAtagctgtgaatgtgtgtatgtatttacCCACAAATGACGCATGAATATTTATAGCATTTTTACCTTGAGCAGTCTGGCATTCCAAAGAGGTTGAGCTGGCAGAGAGAAGAGCTTCTCTACTCCTCCAGTCTCCTTCCACATCATGAGCTTCTTGGTGGGAGGGGCGAGGTCCAGGGTGGTAACAATGTCAGAGTAGTCAGACAGCTGGGCCCTGATGGTCTTACTGTCCAGCTCTTTCACACTGTCCACAATCAGCTTCCTTTTACGCTTCGCCTTGGTCTCtttcactgggaaaaaaataaataaatagaaaaataattagATGATGGCTGCTGAAccataatttctttaaaattatattaGCATCATGTGCTGTAGTCACTCCAGTGTTAAAGCTGTGTCTACCCAGAAGTCCTGCATCACACAAAAGTCTGAACAAATATTGTACTATGATAATTAGCCTGTCTACATTAGTGGCAGAACTGTTGTGCTCGCACTCACTATACATATGTAAACATAgccattattacatttttatgcttgCAGTCAGTTTTCCTGCATTATTAAAGTGCACTGGATTCCAAATGCTTTTAAAACAAAAGGAGATACAGGCACAGCACTAGAACTATATATATTCTATGTATACAGTGAGATGCTAAGGGTTGTCTAAGTCAATAATCTATCAAATGCAGTGTCACTCTACAGTTAAATTAATTAGTAACTTCGCATTTAACTGCTAAGTACAGATTTTTCAAGTAAAACCTAtcttaacagaaaatgaatgtcTACTGCTTGACAATGTCCATGGTGTCCAGCCATACAGTACAGATATTGTCATCATAACCAATCCCAGTGTTTAGTATTCAATTTGCACAATTAAAAGCAAGTAGACATCTTTTACTataagttattttttctgtcttgaatctaaatgaaaataacagtgaagGATCTGAGACTGAAAAGAAGGTCTTACCAGTGATGTCAATGGGCTCCAGGGCAAAGGCCTCCTCCTCATTGTGAACCAGAGTGGTTTGTTCTGTCTGGTCAGCCATTGCTGGCAGTGGCTCTGCTGGGCCAGAATCTGGGCTGTCTGGACCCGCTAGATGGATACAAAATTATATTTCCCATTAAAGAGGCAACTAATGACACACTGCACTTCACCTCGGGTAACAAGGTTTTATTGTAAGTGTTCTAACAAACTGGCTTTACTTACGTGACTGGAGGTTATCAAAGTCATCCTCATCATCTCCGTGATCTGGAGGCATCATGACACTTTCTGTGATGGCTGGAGGATCATCAAAGATACCACCTCCATCTTCAGAGCTAAGCAGCTTGTCAactgagaaataaaaagaaatcagtCTTTATTACATTGTCAtaaaaatatcagcatttttaaCAGTAATCTAACATAggttaaagtgtttttaaatatatatatatatgtgtgtgtgtacgtacgTACGtacgtacatacatacatacatacatacatacatacatacatacagtactCACCCAACATTCCACCATCGCTGTTGCCCATAGAGCCATCCCCAAAGTCATCATACTCCATGTGGTTGGATTTGTCCGGGAGATTGGCTGGACCTGGCTCAGCCTCAAGCAAAAGGTTAGAGGCCGTGGCACCATGCATGAGATCCTCCTCAAATGTGGAAGCATCACGCATCATCTCTCGATCATCCATACCAAAGTCAGCTGAAAAGTACAgcagattattttttatataaaatattaataaagaaATAGCTTTATCATCTCATACATATGTGGTAGGTGGTGTGTACACATTAGCTTGTCAGTTGTGACTTACCAAAGTCATTGTCTTGCAGGAGGCTAAGGTTGCCAACATCCTCCCTCATGGTGATCTCTTCCACTCTGCTCTGGTTCAGGGTGAACTGCTGGGCCACGTCGATATCACTATTTGAAAAATGAAACGACATCAGGGATGAGTCCAATAGTTGACTGCAACATCCATATTTAGCATCCTTGTCAGTTTGCAGCTGTGAAATATGAAATTCACTTGTAATTGTAAATAACTAACTTTATTCACTAATATTTGATGTAGTATTTATTCATGCCACACCATTTGTTAGGTCCTGTGCCCTTTACCTGTTTGTTCTCCTTACAGACACAAATGGTTGTCATATTAAACAGCTCAAAGCATCTAAACAGCTGCAAATGTGCATTCATGTAGTATGTATGCTTTAAAACATAGTCctgtaaaatgtcagcaaaACAATTTCGAAgcatatttaaaaatttgacTGATTAGGAACCGATACTCTGCTCCTAAAAAGTTTCCagtagacacaaaaacagtgacAGAGCCTTAAGTTTCATCAGATTTCAGCTAAAAGGTTATGCCACTGCAGATTGTAGGCATAAGAGGTTGGTACTTGAGTGACACAAATAGAGCCACTTCAGTTCTAGTGACACCAGCACGGGCCCTTTTTTCAACACAGTCAATTTTTCACCTGGTTAAAGGGTTGAACGGaaaggaaataataaaatgagagcAGAAAATGCAGATTACTTACTCCAGATCTGGAAGTGGCTGGTCAAAGTCATGGAACTCCTCAGGTAAGGTGATGGCATTGTATGCTGCCTCTCTGTTTTCCTCAGGTAGATCCACCACACCTGGACACAAATGTAAGCAGCAACggtaaaacaaacaactttACTCCATggtcaaacaaacaaagaaccttttttttattttaaaaaaacaaactcaattcttgaaaagagaaaatacagaaCTAGTCTGTCTTGTCATTTCGCCTCACCTGGCCTAAAAGCCATCTTGATCTTGATGAAAGCTTCATTACAGTCAGCAAGCAGATACTTAGCCTTCCTGTGGTAGATTCTCACCACCCCAAGGAGCAAGTGGCCCGACGTACGCAATGCCATCTTCACCTAAAAGAAATAAGGcccaataacaaaaataatgaagacaaattcatgtttacaatgtacattttttaataaaaccaacACTAAACTGATACCACTGCACAGTATCACTGCAGGACAATAAAGTACTTTACAAAGGTCAGAGCAagcacagtaaaaaaataaaccattttttaaGCAGACagctaaaagcaaaaaaatctgctctAAATGTGTTTCCATGCACTCCTTCAGCAGTGAAGAATATAAGTAAGCCTGAAGCGTACAAAGTTAACACAATGCATGCAGGAGAACCACCAGAATCCTGAGATTGTACTTTTGTTTGTTACCTTGGGTGAAATGATGCTCTCCACACTGCTCTCTAGGTTGCATTCAAACACATGGGCCTTGGTCAGCTTCTTGTCCCAATGGGCCGCCAGCCAGATCTTGGCCAGCGGCCCACGTTTGCTGAGGACAAAGTGGGCGTAGAACATTGCCCTGGCTCCCCTGTTTCACACGCTCACACTGTGGTATGGTTTACCTGGTAAACACAATTGATTAGTTTATGTGTAAGGACAAAACATtctgaaaaagtcaaaacaagcaagacaaaaactagGAGCAGATTATCATTATTTAGACGTGTGAAACGATACATTTTTCAGTCAAATTCAGCAATACCACCCTCCATGTCTCTGGCAATTCATGATATTGGACTATGTGGCAAACTTGTTGTTTAAAGTTTCTTATTAGCTGCAAAGAAGAAATGCCTAATAGTCATTAACACTGATACATTCACCAGAAATTATAAAGTATGGCAGACACCAATCAACTGAATACCATGCTGAAAAATACtggttaaccctttgatgcacaacgtgggtcaagagatac
This genomic stretch from Amphiprion ocellaris isolate individual 3 ecotype Okinawa chromosome 9, ASM2253959v1, whole genome shotgun sequence harbors:
- the LOC111589125 gene encoding double-strand-break repair protein rad21 homolog A-like; the protein is MFYAHFVLSKRGPLAKIWLAAHWDKKLTKAHVFECNLESSVESIISPKVKMALRTSGHLLLGVVRIYHRKAKYLLADCNEAFIKIKMAFRPGVVDLPEENREAAYNAITLPEEFHDFDQPLPDLDDIDVAQQFTLNQSRVEEITMREDVGNLSLLQDNDFADFGMDDREMMRDASTFEEDLMHGATASNLLLEAEPGPANLPDKSNHMEYDDFGDGSMGNSDGGMLVDKLLSSEDGGGIFDDPPAITESVMMPPDHGDDEDDFDNLQSPGPDSPDSGPAEPLPAMADQTEQTTLVHNEEEAFALEPIDITVKETKAKRKRKLIVDSVKELDSKTIRAQLSDYSDIVTTLDLAPPTKKLMMWKETGGVEKLFSLPAQPLWNARLLKMFTRCLTPLVPDELRKRRKGGEADSLDEFLKELENPEVPREEVTSQHRDVIDQTIMEEPSILAASAMEGSRTTLDETVMPPPSTPRGVKRKNIDKESSLPMSTLEQQQPQVADRSVLSQVDLPPEESSVNLTQLVPELDLLGEKGKDKKDDSDEEEEEEGQAGDQDQEEKRWNKRTQQMLHGLQRVMAKTGADSVSLLDLCRNNNRKQAAAKFYSFLVLKKQQAIEVTQSEPYSDIIATAGPRFHLI